The Mycobacterium seoulense genomic interval ACGCTCCGCGTCCTGGCCGTACCGTGGACGGATGGCCAGAGCCCGCGACACCGACGCCTGCCCGGGCGCGCTGCAGGTGCACCGGGCGGCCGACGGCGCCCTGGCGCGGATCCGGCTACCCGGGGGCGCGCTCACGGCCGCGCAGCTCGCCGCGCTGTCGCGGGTGGCCGGCGAATACGGCTCGGCGACGCTGGAACTCACCGCGCGCGGCAACGTGCAGGTGCGCGGGATCACCGACGTGACGGCGGCGGCCGCGGCCATCGCCGATGCCGGGCTGCTGCCGTCGGCGACCCATGAGCGGGTCCGCAACATCGTCGCGTCGCCGCTGTCGGGCCGGGCCGGCGGCGTCGCCGACGTGCGGCCGTGGGTCGCCGAACTGGACGCGGCCATCTGCGCCGAGCCGAGCCTGGTCGAGCTGGGCGGCCGGTTCTGGTTCGGCTTCGACGACGGCCGCGGTGATGTCGCGGGCCTGTGTGCCGACGTCGGCGTCCACGCGTTGCCCGAGGGTTCCGCGCTGCTGCTGGCCGGACGCGACACCGGCGTCCGGCTGAGCGCCGACGAGGTGGTCGAGACGCTGCTCATCATCGCGACACGTTTTGCTGCCACTCGCGAAACCGCCTGGCGTATCAACGAATTGGACGACGTCGCGGCCCTGCTGCGCGGCGCCGAACTCGGCGCCACCCCCTTTGACGCGGTCACCAGAGCGCCGGTGGGCTGGATCAACCAGGACGACGGCCGAGTGGCGCTCGGGGCCGCGGTGCCGCTGGGGGTGCTGCCGGCACGCGTCGCGGAGTACCTGGCGGCGATCGAGGCGCCACTGGTGATCACGCCCTGGCGGTCGGTGCTGGTGTGCGATCTCAGTGAAGAGGTGGCGGACGTCGTCCTTCGCGTGCTGGCGCCGCTGGGCTTGGTGTTCGACGAGAACTCCCCCTGGCTCGATGTCAGCGCCTGCACCGGCAGCCCCGGGTGCGCGCATTCGCTCGCCGATGTCCGGGCCGACGCCGCGCGGGCGCTGGACGCGGATCCGGGAGTTCATCGTCACTTCGTCGGCTGCGAGCGCGGCTGCGGCAGCCCGCTCGCCGGCGAGGTGCTGCTGGCGACCGGCGACGGATACCGCCAGCTACGGTAATCGGGTGCTCGACTACATCCGCGACGCGGCGGAGATCTACCGCCAGTCGTTCGCGACGATCCGCGCCGAAGCCGACCTGACCCGGTTCCCGGCCGACGTCGCGCGGGTGGTGGTCCGGTTGATCCACACCTGCGGCCAGGTGGACGTCGCCGAGCACGTCGCGTTCACCCACGATGTCGTCGACCGCGTCGGCGCCGCCCTGCGCGGCGGCGCCCCGGTGTTGTGCGATTCGTCGATGGTGGCGGCCGGGATCACCGCCGCGCGGCTGCCGGCCGGCAACGAGGTGGTGTCGCTGGTGGCCGATCCGCGCGCCCCGGAGCTGGCCGCGCGCCGGCACACCACCCGCTCGGCGGCCGGGGTGGAGTTGTGGGCCGAGCGGCTGTCCGGCGCCGTGCTGGCGATCGGCAACGCGCCGACCGCGCTGTTCCGGCTGCTCGAGCTCATCGACGAAGGGGCCACCCCGCCGGCCGGGGTGCTCGGCGGACCGGTCGGCTTCGTCGGGTCGGCGCAGTCCAAACAGGAGCTCATCGACCGTCCGCGCGGCATGTCGTATCTGGTGGTGCGGGGCCGTCGCGGCGGCAGCGCGATGGCCGCCGCCGCCGTCAACGCGATCGCGAGTGACCGAGAATGACCGCGCGGGGCACGCTATGGGGCGTCGGGCTGGGGCCCGGCGATCCGGAACTGGTCACCGTCAAGGCGGCCCGGGTGATCGGCGAGGCCGACGTGGTGGCCTACCACAGCGCCCGGCACGGTCGCAGCATCGCGCGCGGCATCGCCGAACCGTACCTGCGGGCCGGGCAGATCGAGGAGCACCTGATCTACCCGGTGACCACCGAGGTGACCGACCATCCCGGCGGCTACGCCGGCGCGCTCGAGGACTTCTACGTCGAGGCCGCCGCCCGCATCGCCGCCCACCTCGACGCGGGCCGCAACGTGGCGCTGCTCGCCGAGGGCGACCCGC includes:
- a CDS encoding precorrin-8X methylmutase codes for the protein MLDYIRDAAEIYRQSFATIRAEADLTRFPADVARVVVRLIHTCGQVDVAEHVAFTHDVVDRVGAALRGGAPVLCDSSMVAAGITAARLPAGNEVVSLVADPRAPELAARRHTTRSAAGVELWAERLSGAVLAIGNAPTALFRLLELIDEGATPPAGVLGGPVGFVGSAQSKQELIDRPRGMSYLVVRGRRGGSAMAAAAVNAIASDRE
- the cobG gene encoding precorrin-3B synthase, which codes for MARARDTDACPGALQVHRAADGALARIRLPGGALTAAQLAALSRVAGEYGSATLELTARGNVQVRGITDVTAAAAAIADAGLLPSATHERVRNIVASPLSGRAGGVADVRPWVAELDAAICAEPSLVELGGRFWFGFDDGRGDVAGLCADVGVHALPEGSALLLAGRDTGVRLSADEVVETLLIIATRFAATRETAWRINELDDVAALLRGAELGATPFDAVTRAPVGWINQDDGRVALGAAVPLGVLPARVAEYLAAIEAPLVITPWRSVLVCDLSEEVADVVLRVLAPLGLVFDENSPWLDVSACTGSPGCAHSLADVRADAARALDADPGVHRHFVGCERGCGSPLAGEVLLATGDGYRQLR